GGCCCCGGTCGCGGCCGGCGCCACGCCGGCGGGGGAGCGGCGCGCGACGGTGCACACCGTCGGCGGCTGCGAGGTGTTCCCGGCCGACAACCCGTGGAACCGTCGCATCGACCGCCGACCGGTCTGGCGCTGGTCGGCGGCGATCGTCCGTCGGCAGGCAGCCGGCCACGACCTCCACCTCGACCTCGGCACCACCGAGGCCTACTACGGCATCCCCGTCAACGTCGTCGACGCCGACCAGCCGCTGCTGCCGCTGCAGTTCGGCACCGACGGCGAAGACTACCGCGACGAGAGCGACCGTGGGCCGGTGCCGGTGCCCTCCGACGCGGCGATCGAGGGCGGCAGCGCCGACGACCCGGACCCCGCCGAGGGCGACCGCCACGTCATCACCGTGCGCCGCGGCACCTGCGACCTCGTCGAGCTCTACGCCGCGGAGCGGGTCCGCGACGCGTCCGGAGCGGTCGTGGGCTGGCGCGCCGCCGCCGCCGCGCGCTGGGACCTGTCCTCCAACCGGCTGCGTCCCGCCGGCTGGACGTCGGCGGACGCGGCCGGCCTGCCGATCCTGCCCGGCCTGCTGTCCTACGACGAGGCGGCGTCGGGCCGGATCACCCACGCGCTCCGCTTCACGCTGCCGAGTGCTCGCAGCGCCTACACCTGGCCCGCCCGGCACTGCGGGCCGAGCGGCAGCACGGCCCGCACGCTCCCCGCGTACGGCCTCCGGTTCCGGCTGCCGCGGTCGTTCCCGGCGCGGCGCTACACGGGGGTCGCGCGGACGATCGTCGTCGCGATGAAGAGGTACGGGCTGGTCTACGCCGACCAGGGGTCGTCGATGTTCGTGACCGGAACCGCCGACCCGCGGTGGGAGGACGCGCTCGACCAGTTCCGTGCGCGCCCGCTCGACGGGCGGTCGCTGCAGGTCGTCAAGCCCTGGCGCCGGGTGGTGTCGTGCGGCTGAGCGCGGGGCGAGGTCAGGGTCGCAGGGCGAGCTTGCCGCCGGGGTGGCCCTCCCTCAGCAACCGCGCCGCCTCGACGGCGTCGGCGAGCGCGAACGTGCGGGCGACCGGCACCACCAGGCGCCCCTCGGCGGCCAGCCGCACGAGGTCGCCGCGCACCGCGTCCCGGAAGGCGGCGCTCGCGGGCATCGCCCCGGCGATCGCCCGGAAGCCCTCGGCACGCGCACGGTCGGCGGCGGCGATCGTGACCACCCGGTCGCGGTCGGCGACCAGGGCCAGGGAGACGTCGACCGCCTCGTCGGTGCCGACGCAGTCCAGGGCGGCGACGACGCCGCCGGGCGCGAGCTCGCGGACCCGCTCGGCGAGCCCCGGACCGTACGCCACCGGGGTGCCGCCGAAGCGCGCCACCGTGTCGAAGCTGTGCGGCCCGGCCGTGCCGACGACCGACGCGCCGAGCAGGGCGGCCTGCTGGAGCAGGCTCACGCCCACCGCGCCGGAGGCGCCGTGCACGAGGACCGTGTCGCCCTCGCCCACGCCCGTCACGTGGAGCATCTCGGCGGCCGTGCTGCCGGCGAGCAGCAGGTTGGCGGCCTCGTCGAACGACAGCGCCGCCGGCTTGGCGAACACGTCGCGCGCGGGCACCGTCAGCTCGCTGGCCCATCCGCCCGCGACCCGGAACGCCAGGACCTCGTCGCCGACCGCGACGTCACCGGAGGCGATCGAGGTGTCCGGACCGACCGCGGTCACCACGCCGGCGACCTCGTAGCCGACCGGGCGCGGGAAGTCCTCGGCCCGGCCGCGGGCCACGTGCTTGGCGTCGGCGGGGTTCATCCCCGCCGCGCGCACCTCGACGGTCACCTCACCCGGCCCCGGAGCGGGGACGTCGTGCTCCTCGAGGACCAGGACGTCGAGGTCGCCGGGTCGGGTCGCGATCCACTGCAGCGCCATGTCCCCACCCTGCCAGTCCGGGGGTCAGGCGGTGGCGGCGGACGCCTCCTCCGCGTGGAACCGGTCGCCGAGGAGGTAGGCCAGGGCCGGCAGGAACCGCGGGTCGTCGTGGGTGTCCATCAGCCACTTCAGGATCAGCGTGCGTCCGTCGACGAGGTCGAGGCGGACCCGCTGTCGCCGGCCCTCGGTGAAGGCGTGCGCCCCCCTGATGTCGTCCCACCGCAGGACGCACGCCTTGCGGTCGGTGAGCAGCTCCTCGGGGCGACGCCGCGCCGCCACCGAGACCAGGGCGCGGGGGCTGCCCAGGGAGGCGAACGACTCCGCCCCGTCGAAGGTCCGCATCACCAGCCCGTGGGTGAGGAGGAAGCAGAGCCCGCCGGAGCGGAAGGCGCCCCGGCAGCGCACCCGACCGATCACCGACACCAGCTCCGGCGGCTGGGCGGTGAGCTCCGTACGACCGTCCCTGGTCGCGGGCTGCTCCGCCACGTGGTCGAGCGACGCCCCGTGGGCGGCGAGCCACGCACGGAGCGCGTCGACGCCCGCCGGATCCTCGAGCGCCGCGGCGACGAGGGGCGCCGGGTCGAGCGCCTCGCCGTGCGGTCCCGTCAGGTCGGCCGGCCCGGACCAGCTGGTCCGCGCGCGGGCGCCAGCGGCGACCAGGGCGGAGCGGCACATCGCGTCCAGCAGCTCGCGCCGCGCCTCGGGAGCAGCCTCCGGGTCCACGACCAGCGTCGCGACGTGGCTGCCGAACGTGCCGTCGGCGACCCCGTCGAGGACGCCGTCGAGGTGTGGCTCGCCGCCGTGCTGGCGCGCCGCGGCCGAGACCAGGCCGGACAGGGTGTCCCAGGTGCGCCGGGCGCCGGCGTGGGCGACCTCGTCCCACGAGGCGGGCGTCAGGCCGGAGCCCGCGAACAGCTCGGTCTCGAGGGCGTGCAGCGCCGCGAGGTAGTCGCCGAGCAGCTCGACGGCCGGCGGCGACGGCTCGACGAGGTCGGCCACCGGCACCTGCTCCATCGCGGCCACCCGCTCCTCGACCGACGGGTGGCTGTCCGCCCAGTGCGTGGGTGCCGGTGGGGTCGTGGCGGCGAGCTCGACGAGCTGCTCCTGGCGCTCGGGGGAGCCGAGGAACATCTCGAACCCGCCGAAGAGGTCGGTCGGGCGCAGGCCGTCCTCCCGCGCCGCCAGGGCGTAGGACTCGACGAAGTAGTCCCAGGCCGCGCCGAGGGGACCGACCGACAGCAGCGCGCGCGTGGCGGTCGCCGGGCCGGACACCTCGACCGAGAGCCGGTCGGCCTCGACCTCCTGCGCCCGGCTGGTGGCCGCGGACACCGCGAGGTAGAGGCGGGCGTAGAGGCCGACCACGGCGCGGACGACCGGGTGGGGCTCGAGGCGGTCCAGCGTGCGGCCGATGGCCTCGCGGCTGCGGTAGACCAGTCCGCCCAGGGCGGTGTGGCGCCCGCCGTAGTGGCCCAGCTCGTGCGCGAGCACCGACACCAGCTCGGCCTGGCTGAACGTCGTCACGAGCGGGGCGCCGATGAACATCCGTCGGGTGCCGGGACGCAGCCCGAGCCAGGTGGCGTCCTCGGTGACGCCGGCGTTGACCGTCGCGACCAGGCGGATCTCGTCGGGTGGTCGCGTCCCGACCCGGTCGGCCAGGTCGCGCACGACGCTCCAGAGCAGCGGCTGGTCCTGCCGGGTCAGCAGCACGCCGGCGGGAGGTGCCGGCTCCGGCTCGCGCCGGCGGCCGAACAGCCCGCCGAGCAGCGCGACGGCGACGAGGACCAGGACGACGCCGCCCTTGACGGCCACCCAGGCCAGGGCGCCCGTGCCGGACAGGGCGTCGGGGATCCAGTGGGTGATCGCGTGGACCAGCAGCCAGCCGAGGCCGAGCAGCACCAGGAGGCCGTAGGCGTAGAAGCCGACGAGCATGACGACGGCGACCACCGCGCGGCGGGTGTGCTTCACGTAGGTCCTCCCCCCGGGGCCTCGGACGCCGTGACACTAGACTCCCGGAGGTGTCCGAGGAGACGTTTTCCGCCAATGCCCGGCCCGCCGAGACCTTCGACGAGGTCGAGGACGCACTGCTGTCCCGCTGGCCCGAGACCAAGCTCGAGCCGAGCCTGGACCGCATCGAGGCCTTCCTCGAGCTGCTCGGTGAGCCGCAGCGCTCCTTCCGTGCAGTTCACCTGACCGGCACCAACGGCAAGACGAGCACCAGCCGGATGGTCGAGACGCTGCTGCGCGCGCTCGACCTGCGCACCGGACGGTTCACCTCGCCGCACCTGGAGAAGATGAGCGAGCGGATCACCATCGACGGCGAGCCGCTCGACGACGAGGCGTTCGTCCGCGCCTTCAACGACGTCGCGCCCTACACGCACCTCGTCGACGCCGAGCAGGACCACCCGCTGAGCTTCTTCGAGACGATCGTCGGCATGGCCTACGCCGCGTTCGCCGACGCGCCGGTCGACGTCGCGGTCGTCGAGGTCGGCATGGGCGGCAGCTGGGACGCCACCAACGTCATCGACGCCGACGTGGCCGTGGTGCTGCCGATCGCGGTCGACCACGCGAAGTACCTCGGCGAGGACCCGGCCACCATCGCGGTCGAGAAGGCCGGGATCATCAAGCCCGGCTCCGTCGCGGTGCTCGCCGAGCAGACGCCCGAGGTCGCGGCGGTCCTGCTGGAGCGGGCCACCGAGGTCGGCGCCACGATCGCCCGCGAGGGCATCGAGTTCGGCGTGGTGTCCCGGACGCCCGCCGTCGGCGGCCAGGTGGTCACGCTTCGCGGGCTGCGCGGGACCTACGAGGACGTCTTCCTGCCGCTCTACGGTGCCCACCAGGCCCAGAACGCCGCCGTCGCGCTCGCCGCGGTCGAGGCCTTCGGCAGCGGTGAGCTCGACGACGACCTGGTCCGGGCCGCCTTCGCCGAGGTCACCTCGCCGGGACGGCTGGAGATCGTGCGGCGCAGCCCGACGATCCTCCTCGACGCCGCCCACAACCCGCACGGCGCCGAGGCCCTCGCCGCGGCGCTGGACGACTCGTTCTCCTTCAGCCCGCTGGTCGGGGTGATGGGCGTGATGGAGGACAAGGACGCCGAGGGCCTGCTGGCCGTCCTCGAGCCGCACCTCGCGCAGCTGGTCTGCACCCAGAACTCCACGCCGCGGTCGATGTCGGCCGCCGCGCTGGGTCGCGTGGCCGCCGAGGTCTTCGGCGAGGACCGCGTCTCCGTCGTGCCCGACCTCGCTGAGGCGATCGACCGGGCCGCGACCCTCGCGGAGGCGGGGGAGGCGATCGACGTCTCGATCGGCGCCGGCGCCGTGCTCGTCACGGGCTCGGTCGTCACCGTCGGCGAGGCCCGCTCGCTGCTGACGAGGGGGCGCCGATGAGCGGGGAGCAGGCCGCGACCGACGCGCCGGTCCCCGCCGAGCGCTCCCCGCGGCGCGGGATGGCGGCTGCGGTGCTGAGCCTCGAGGCGATCACCCTCGGCCTCACGACCCCGGTGATGATCACCATCGCCGACGTCGACACCGGCCTCGCGCTCGCGGTCGGCCTCGGTCTCGCGGTGGTCTGCGTGCTGCTGGCCGGCATGCTCCGCGCGGAGTGGGCCTACGCCGCCGGCTACGTCGTGCAGGTCGCCGCCGTCGCGCTCGGCTTCGTCGTCCCCGTGATGTTCGGGCTCGGCGCGGTCTTCGCCGTGCTCTGGACCACCGCCGACCTGCTCGGCCGCAAGATCGAGCGCGAGCGCGCCGCCGCGTGGGCGGCCTGGCGGGAGGAGCAGCAGTGAGCTTCACGACCACCGTCGGCGCCGGCGACCCGGCGCTCGACCAGCGCCTGTCCGACGAGCTCGACTCCTTCAACGCCGCGGCCATGGCGGGTGCGGGGGAGCAGCAGGAGCTCACCGTCCGGATCGAGGACGGCGAGGGGCTCGCCGCCGGCATCAGCGGCTGGACGTGGGGCCTCGCGGCCGGGATCGCGATGACCTGGACGCGCGCCGATCTCCGGGGCGCCGGCCTCGGCACCCGGCTGCTGGACGCCTTCGAGGCGGAAGCCGCGAGCCGCGGTGCGCGCCACGTGTTCGTCACGTCCTTCACCTTCCAGGCGCCCGCCTTCTACGAGCGCCACGGCTACGTCGAGCTGGCCCGCTGGGAGTCCCTCCCGGTGGCCGGTGAGGCCGACGTGCACCTGCGCAAGGACCTCGCCGGCCCCGCTCGCTAGGCTGCGGCCATGACCGACGTCCAGCGCTCCCTCGTCCTCGTCAAGCCCGACGGCGTCCGCCGCGGACTCTCCGGCGAGATCCTGCGCCGCATCGAGGCCAAGGGCTACGGCCTCGTGGCCGTCGAGCTGCGCACCGCGACCGCCGAGGTCCTCGCCGAGCACTACGCCGAGCACGAGGGCAAGCCGTTCTACGGCCCGCTCGTGGAGTTCATGCTGTCGGGCCCGGTCCTCGCCGTCGTCATCGAGGGCGAGCGC
This genomic interval from Nocardioides palaemonis contains the following:
- the ndk gene encoding nucleoside-diphosphate kinase, whose product is MTDVQRSLVLVKPDGVRRGLSGEILRRIEAKGYGLVAVELRTATAEVLAEHYAEHEGKPFYGPLVEFMLSGPVLAVVIEGERCIEGFRSLAGATDPTVAAPGTIRGDLGRDWGLAVQQNLVHGSDAPESAAREIGIWFPELSA
- a CDS encoding M48 family metalloprotease; amino-acid sequence: MKHTRRAVVAVVMLVGFYAYGLLVLLGLGWLLVHAITHWIPDALSGTGALAWVAVKGGVVLVLVAVALLGGLFGRRREPEPAPPAGVLLTRQDQPLLWSVVRDLADRVGTRPPDEIRLVATVNAGVTEDATWLGLRPGTRRMFIGAPLVTTFSQAELVSVLAHELGHYGGRHTALGGLVYRSREAIGRTLDRLEPHPVVRAVVGLYARLYLAVSAATSRAQEVEADRLSVEVSGPATATRALLSVGPLGAAWDYFVESYALAAREDGLRPTDLFGGFEMFLGSPERQEQLVELAATTPPAPTHWADSHPSVEERVAAMEQVPVADLVEPSPPAVELLGDYLAALHALETELFAGSGLTPASWDEVAHAGARRTWDTLSGLVSAAARQHGGEPHLDGVLDGVADGTFGSHVATLVVDPEAAPEARRELLDAMCRSALVAAGARARTSWSGPADLTGPHGEALDPAPLVAAALEDPAGVDALRAWLAAHGASLDHVAEQPATRDGRTELTAQPPELVSVIGRVRCRGAFRSGGLCFLLTHGLVMRTFDGAESFASLGSPRALVSVAARRRPEELLTDRKACVLRWDDIRGAHAFTEGRRQRVRLDLVDGRTLILKWLMDTHDDPRFLPALAYLLGDRFHAEEASAATA
- a CDS encoding GNAT family N-acetyltransferase, which encodes MSFTTTVGAGDPALDQRLSDELDSFNAAAMAGAGEQQELTVRIEDGEGLAAGISGWTWGLAAGIAMTWTRADLRGAGLGTRLLDAFEAEAASRGARHVFVTSFTFQAPAFYERHGYVELARWESLPVAGEADVHLRKDLAGPAR
- the folC gene encoding bifunctional tetrahydrofolate synthase/dihydrofolate synthase, with translation MSEETFSANARPAETFDEVEDALLSRWPETKLEPSLDRIEAFLELLGEPQRSFRAVHLTGTNGKTSTSRMVETLLRALDLRTGRFTSPHLEKMSERITIDGEPLDDEAFVRAFNDVAPYTHLVDAEQDHPLSFFETIVGMAYAAFADAPVDVAVVEVGMGGSWDATNVIDADVAVVLPIAVDHAKYLGEDPATIAVEKAGIIKPGSVAVLAEQTPEVAAVLLERATEVGATIAREGIEFGVVSRTPAVGGQVVTLRGLRGTYEDVFLPLYGAHQAQNAAVALAAVEAFGSGELDDDLVRAAFAEVTSPGRLEIVRRSPTILLDAAHNPHGAEALAAALDDSFSFSPLVGVMGVMEDKDAEGLLAVLEPHLAQLVCTQNSTPRSMSAAALGRVAAEVFGEDRVSVVPDLAEAIDRAATLAEAGEAIDVSIGAGAVLVTGSVVTVGEARSLLTRGRR
- a CDS encoding DUF4233 domain-containing protein; translation: MSGEQAATDAPVPAERSPRRGMAAAVLSLEAITLGLTTPVMITIADVDTGLALAVGLGLAVVCVLLAGMLRAEWAYAAGYVVQVAAVALGFVVPVMFGLGAVFAVLWTTADLLGRKIERERAAAWAAWREEQQ
- a CDS encoding quinone oxidoreductase family protein: MALQWIATRPGDLDVLVLEEHDVPAPGPGEVTVEVRAAGMNPADAKHVARGRAEDFPRPVGYEVAGVVTAVGPDTSIASGDVAVGDEVLAFRVAGGWASELTVPARDVFAKPAALSFDEAANLLLAGSTAAEMLHVTGVGEGDTVLVHGASGAVGVSLLQQAALLGASVVGTAGPHSFDTVARFGGTPVAYGPGLAERVRELAPGGVVAALDCVGTDEAVDVSLALVADRDRVVTIAAADRARAEGFRAIAGAMPASAAFRDAVRGDLVRLAAEGRLVVPVARTFALADAVEAARLLREGHPGGKLALRP